One Terriglobales bacterium genomic window, TCCTGGACCACCAGTGTCTCGGCGTCCTCGACCGTCTGCACCAGATACACGGTGCCGTCGATCTGGCCGATGGTGCCTTCAACCTCGGCATGGCCGGCATGCCCGATCAGCACGAGCTCGCGGCCCTGGGAGGCGTAGCGGCGGCCTTCGGCATGTACCTTGGCAACCAGCGGGCAGGTGGCGTCGATCACCGGCAGCGTGCGGTCGGCCGCGGCCTGTACCACCTTGCGGGCCACGCCATGGGCGGAAAACACGGTCCAGGCGCCTTCCGGCACCTCGTCCAGCTCGTCCACGAACACGGCGCCGCGGGCCCGGAGGTCCTCCACGACATGCCGGTTATGCACAATTTCATGGCGGACATAGATCGGCGGGCCGAATTTGGTCAGGGCGCGCTCCACAATGTCGATCGCCCGCTCCACGCCGGCGCAGAAACCGCGCGGCTGCGCGAGAATCACTCGTATCGTCTTAGTGGTCTGGGAACCGTCCATATTGCCTGTCCTGTTGCCTGTTGGTCACGCCGCATCGCTTTATCACGCCTGCAATAGGTCATAGCTTCCATAATCCGCAAGCTTGGGGATATGAAGAAGTTTCTTACCCGCCGGTTTACGCGGGGTGGCATGGCTGGCTTTTCTATCCGGGGTCCCTTATGTGTCCGAAAGTTTCGGAGTAACAGACGGCCCGCCTGAAAAGGCAGTCTGAGGTTTTTAGGTTAGAGCGAAGGACGAAACCATAATGCGGAATCAACTGGCGCGGCTTACGGGGAGAATTCACTGATGCCGCCGCGGACACCGCTTCTCGACAGGGTTAAGATTCCCGCCGACCTGCGTAATTTCTCCGCCGACCAGCTGAAGCTGCTGGCGGACGAGTTGCGCGCAGAGACGATCGACACGGTTTCCACCACTGGTGGGCATCTGGGCTCCTCGCTCGGCGTGGTCGAGCTGACGGTCGCCATCCATGCGGTATTCGAGACCCCGCGCGACCGCCTGATCTGGGATGTCGGCCACCAGTGCTACCCCCACAAGATCCTCACCGGCCGGCGCGACCGCATCCGCACCCTGCGCCAGCCGGGCGGGCTTTCGGGCTTCACCCGCCGCTCGGAGAGCGAGTACGACCCGTTCGGCGCGGCCCATTCCTCCACCTCCATCTCCGCCGGGCTCGGCATGGCCGTGGCCCGCGACCTGAAGCAGGAGGCCGACCCGCGCAACGTCATCGCCGTGATCGGCGATGGCTCGATGAGCGCCGGCATGGCCTATGAGGCGATGAACAACGCGGGGGCGATGAAGTCCCGCCTGATCGTCATCCTCAACGACAACGACATGTCCATCGCCCCGCCCGTGGGGGCGATGAGCGCCTATCTGTCCAAGCTGATCTCCTCACGCAGCTTCATGAGCCTGCGGGATTTCGCCGCCAAGATGGCCAAGCGCTTCCCCCGCCAGCTGGAGCGTACGGCGCGCCGGGCCGAGGAATATGCCCGCGGCATCCTCACCGGCGGCACGCTGTTCGAGGAGCTTGGCTTTTATTATGTGGGCCCCATCGACGGCCACAACCTTGATCACCTGCTTCCCGTGCTGCGCAACCTGCGCGACTCGGAGGCGGCCGAGCCAGTGCTGCTGCACGTCGTCACCAAGAAGGGCAAGGGCTATGCCCCGGCCGAGGCGGCGGCGGACAAGTATCACGGCGTCTCCAAGTTCAACATCGTTACCGGCGAGCAGAAGAAGGCCCCGCCCGGCCCGCCGACCTACACCTCCGTGTTCGCCAAGGCGCTGATCGCCGAGGCGGAGGTGAACCCGAACATCGTCGCGGTTACCGCCGCCATGTCCCCCGGCACCGGGCTGGACAAGTTCGAGGCGAAATTCCCCAATCGCATGTTCGATGTCGGTATCGCCGAGCAGCATGCCGTGACCTTCGCCGCCGGCATGGCGACGGAGGGCCTGGCCCCGTTCTGCGCCATTTACTCCACCTTCCTGCAGCGCGGCTACGATCAG contains:
- the ispH gene encoding 4-hydroxy-3-methylbut-2-enyl diphosphate reductase; the protein is MDGSQTTKTIRVILAQPRGFCAGVERAIDIVERALTKFGPPIYVRHEIVHNRHVVEDLRARGAVFVDELDEVPEGAWTVFSAHGVARKVVQAAADRTLPVIDATCPLVAKVHAEGRRYASQGRELVLIGHAGHAEVEGTIGQIDGTVYLVQTVEDAETLVVQDPDKLAYITQTTLSVDDTRGIIAALKLRFPHITGPDVKDICYATQNRQEAVHQLAELVEMILVVGSKNSSNSNRLREIGAELGHPAYLIDDASALKPEWFKSVTTVGLTAGASAPEVLVQGVIEGLKQFGNVKVELLAGTPEDVKFKLPAEVASL
- the dxs gene encoding 1-deoxy-D-xylulose-5-phosphate synthase, which gives rise to MPPRTPLLDRVKIPADLRNFSADQLKLLADELRAETIDTVSTTGGHLGSSLGVVELTVAIHAVFETPRDRLIWDVGHQCYPHKILTGRRDRIRTLRQPGGLSGFTRRSESEYDPFGAAHSSTSISAGLGMAVARDLKQEADPRNVIAVIGDGSMSAGMAYEAMNNAGAMKSRLIVILNDNDMSIAPPVGAMSAYLSKLISSRSFMSLRDFAAKMAKRFPRQLERTARRAEEYARGILTGGTLFEELGFYYVGPIDGHNLDHLLPVLRNLRDSEAAEPVLLHVVTKKGKGYAPAEAAADKYHGVSKFNIVTGEQKKAPPGPPTYTSVFAKALIAEAEVNPNIVAVTAAMSPGTGLDKFEAKFPNRMFDVGIAEQHAVTFAAGMATEGLAPFCAIYSTFLQRGYDQLVHDVVLQNLPVRFAMDRAGLVGADGATHAGAYDMCFLGPMPNMVFMAPSDVAELMHAVATAAAINDRPSA